Sequence from the Aquimarina sp. Aq107 genome:
CATCCATGCAGCTGCTAAAACAATCGTAATTATATAAACACCTTATCTCTTATTTAATAAAAACCGTGACTAATGATTGAAATTAAAGACAAAAAAATAGTAATCGTAGGCGCTTCATCCGGAATTGGAAAAGAACTTGCCAAAATTTGTGTGGAGAAAGAAGCAATAGTTTATCTAATAAGCAGAACTGAAAGGAAACTTTTGAATTTGCAAAATGAATTAGGTGGAAGAACTTTTGTTCATGCTATGGATATGTTGGACGAACATTCAGTGAATGAAACTTTTAAGCAAATAGGTCAATTTGATTATATGACCGTTACAGCAGTTGCGGACGAAACCAAACTTTTCTCACCTATTAAGTCTATGCCTACAGAATTGGCGCAAAGAGGAATGGAAAAGTTTTGGGGCACATTTAATTGTTCGCGAGCAGCTGCAAACTACATTTCCGAAGATGGAGCAATGGTGCTAACATCAAGTGTAGCTATATTCAAACCTTCAAAAAATGCTTCAATTATGAATGCAGCAAGCGCAGCTGTGGCAGTGTTTGCAAAAGCTTTCGCACTTGAAATTGCACCGACCAGAGTAAATGTTGTTGCTCCTGGAGTTGTCGCAACTGGAGTCTGGACTGAGGAAGAAAAGGAAAGCTATAGAGATTGGGCAGCTAAAACTTTACCCGTCAAACATTTAGGAACACCCAAAGAACTGGCCTATGCTTACTATTCAATTCTGACTAATCCATATATGACTGGCGGAATTACAAATGTCGACGGAGGATTGACATTAGTTTAAAAAAGATGAAGACACGAGAAAAATTTTGAAAATACAAATGAGTTCGCATAATCTAGAAAACATAAAATGTACATAAGAAGAAATATTAAATGGAGTATAATTCTCAGGTTTGCCTGGAGGAATTTACTCTTATTCACCATTTGGTCGTCATTGGTAACGGTTGGATTTCTATATCTAAAAGCAAGAGGTATCAATATTGGCATACCCTTTTTGCCAATAAGTACAATAGGAATAGCGGTTGCCTTTTATGT
This genomic interval carries:
- a CDS encoding SDR family oxidoreductase: MIEIKDKKIVIVGASSGIGKELAKICVEKEAIVYLISRTERKLLNLQNELGGRTFVHAMDMLDEHSVNETFKQIGQFDYMTVTAVADETKLFSPIKSMPTELAQRGMEKFWGTFNCSRAAANYISEDGAMVLTSSVAIFKPSKNASIMNAASAAVAVFAKAFALEIAPTRVNVVAPGVVATGVWTEEEKESYRDWAAKTLPVKHLGTPKELAYAYYSILTNPYMTGGITNVDGGLTLV